DNA from Megalops cyprinoides isolate fMegCyp1 chromosome 14, fMegCyp1.pri, whole genome shotgun sequence:
AGTCACACGGTGTCTCCGCCACATCTGTCAGTCACACGGTGTCTCCGCCCTCATCTTTCAGTCACACGGTGTCTCCGCCCCTGCCTGTCAGTCTCACTGTGCCTTTACCCGTGCTTGTCTGTCACATAGTGTGTGTCCTGGCAGTATTATAGACGGTTCACAGAAGTCTGCTGTTGGTGGCTTTCACCCTGTGAATCAGGATGTTGGAATCTGTGTGGAAAAGGTTTCTACTGAGTCAGTGAAGGAATATGTTACGCTATAAAATGCTGAATTTTGATTGATGATTTGATTGGGTCAGGCCAACGCTCAAGAAAGACTTGGTGTTTCATGGTGCTAACAACAACCTATTCTAGTTCAGCTCACCCAACCCAAATACTTGCCTGTCTACTGTGTGAGTAAACCTGAAACTGATTCAGGCTTTGTGCTTAGCGCTGAAATTTGTTGGGTCCACTGCCCTGTTGCTGGGCTGTTTCTGTCTAACCAAAATGGCCTCTGCCCTGCACTCGGCTGCCTCCTCTGCTCTTGCCTTTCCACAGCAGAAGGTCCGTTCCCTGTAGCAGCATCctgttacccacaatgcacctctgtGCTTTCTGGTACCATCTCACATTGTCTGTGCCACTTCCTCTTTcacatgtctgtttttatgcTCAGTGGTTTTGGTCATGTGTCACTGCTATtatcatatttgtgtgtgtgtgtgtgtgtgtgtgtgctcagtggTTTTGTCAGTGCTACAGATGTCAACTGGCAGAATGTCACATAAATGAGAATTGCACATCATCACTGTTAAAGCTGGCCCCTCAATGGCTACCTTTACCCGCTTTAATGATTCTGTCTGTGTAGCTGACTGTAACTATCTCTGGCTGTCTGTGACTTTTTCTATGTCTGTAATGCTCTCTTGCTATGGctaactctgtctctctctgtagctgTATGTGACTATTTCTCTGTAGCCTCTGTCTTTCTGACTGTATCTCACTGTTACTGTTCTTCTAGCTGACTGACTCTGTATCTCACTTTGACTCTCTGTGTAGTTGTCTGTGGCTGTCTCCCTGACTGTGACTCTCTGTAGTTGAATGTGACTCTCTGTATCTGACtgagtctttctctctccttccagctGACTGACTCTGTACCTCACTTTGactctgtttatctgtttgtggctgtctctctgactgtgactgtatgtgactgtgactctctctctccctctctctctctctccagctgacCCTGACTCCCGCTCAGCAGCAGCTGTTGCTTCAGCAGGCGCAGGCGCAACTCCTGGCCGCTGCGGTGCAGCACTCTGCCAGCCAGCAGAGCACCACCTCCGGGGCCGCCATATCCGCGTCGGCAGCCACGCCCATCACCCAgatccccctctcccagcccaTACAGATCACACCTGTAAGAGTCACTGTGCCACCCCTACTGCAGTGTGCCCCTAATGTTCTGTTCCTGTACCTCTGACTGCCTTCCTGTCTATACCTGTATATGCACAAACTTATATTGTTTCCTGTTGGGACCTTTTTAGTGGTAGTATTACCTGTATTATGCCTGTAATTTCACATCTGTGTGAATGTAGCTGAATATGTCTGTAGTGCATGTATTACAGCTaagctccctctcctccttttgttAGTATCCCTATGTTACACCTGTTGCTGTACATTGTTATTATACTTTTTTAGTGTGCTTCTGTTATACCTGTATCAGTATGCTGGTTGTAACGTGTGTTTGTCCCCCCCGGTGGTTCGGAggacctgcagcagctgcagcagcagaacctGAACCTGCAGCAGTTTGTGCTGGTGCAGCCGGGTCACCCCATCGCCACGCAGCTGCAGCCAGCGCATTTCATCATCTCGCAGACTCCGCAGGGGCAGCCAAGTACGCGCGCCGCCTCCCCTCATGCCGCCCCCTCATTCTCCGCCCGTTGCCCTTCTGTAGAGCTGACACAccctttccccttttctcctgttttacaGGTCTCCTGCAGCCCCCAAACCTGTTAACACAACTACCTCAGAGCCAAGCAAACCTACTGCAGACTCAGCCGAGCATCACCCTCACCACACAGGTTAGTGGGCTACAACTCCCAGAATCCTTcctcaagttaaaaaaaaaaaataaataataaaaaaatacatttcccatcatcctttaGCTTCACAGTTTGCAGAACACATTCCCACCCTTCCCCCCTCACCTTGAATCAGGAAATAACCGTCAGCCACAAAACCAATGTGAAAAACCATGACCCACACTGTTACAAATAAGGAGATTacttttcccatgatgctcagTGTGACCGCAAAGCTGGGTGATTGATGGCAGAGGTGTGCTCTGCCCTCAACAGCCAGCAACACCGACGCGCACAATAGCGGCGACGCCCATCCAGCCACTCCCTCACAGCCAGACGACACCAAAGCGAATTGACACGCCCAGCTTGGAGGAACCAAGtgacctggaggagctggagcagtttgccaagACCTTCAAACAAAGGAGAATCAAGCTGGGCTTCACTCAGGTGAGGCAGAGGTGTGGAGAGGGCACGGAGGGAGGGGAGTTGTGAGTGAGGAGTGTAGAAGGGGGGAGCTGCTGAGGCATGTGGTGAGGGGTGCgaagaggggcagggagggagagagtgtggaaGGGGTGTTTGGGAGCAGGGgttaagggttaagggttagtTTTTGTGGGTGGTGTGAACAGGGTTTGgttgtctgcgtgtgtgcgtgtgtgtgtgtgtgtgcgtgcgtgtgtgtgtgcgtgtgtgtgcgcacgctgTGTGAATAGCGTGCAGAGGAACTGCCGTTAACCTTGTTGCACTGTCTCTCTCGCAGGGGGATGTTGGCCTTGCCATGGGCAAACTGTACGGCAACGATTTCAGCCAAACCACCATCTCCCGCTTTGAGGCCCTGAACCTGAGCTTTAAAAACATGTGCAAGCTTAAACCACTGCTGGAGAAATGGCTCAACGACGCAGGTGTGTCCCTCTCCACCCGCTCACCAACACAGCATGGCACTGTAGAAATCCATGAGACCTACACATTACTCTGAGTGCCACTGTAGATATCTATGAGAACTACacactcctctgtgtgtcactgtagaTAGCTATGAGAACTACacactcctctgtgtgtcactgtagaTAGCTATGAGAACTACacactcctctgtgtgtcactgtagaTATCTATGAGAACTACacactcctctgtgtgtcactgtagaTATCTTGAAGTCCTATACATTGCACTGTATGGATtctggctgtctctgtcagGCCATAGcaaaattttgcatttcagccTCCTGAGGTGTCCAGATAAAAaagtgtgagtatgagtgtgtgtgagagcgtaaGTGTGAATGCTGCACACAGGTGTGTAACGCTATCTCCCCCTGCGCAGAGAACCTGACGTCGGACCACGCGCTGTCCAGCCCCAGTGCCCTGGGCAACACGGCCATAGGCATGGAGGGTCTGAACCGCCGGCGCAAGAAGAGGACCAGCATCGAGACCAACATCAGAGTGGCCTTAGAGAAGAGCTTTCTGGAGGTGAGCGATATCTCCTGTTCCAGCGGCACCCCGCTTAGGACACAAGGCCAAAGTAGGTCTGGAAACCTCTGGCTCAGCAATTGCACTGTGATATCGATACCCAACCAGTGATGTTATCTATTGGAATATATCTAAGCATTTACTTTGATATGGTGTGAAGCAGTACAGTTCAATAGGTTGTGATACGGGGCAACTATGTagtgtagtgcagtgtttctcaatcctactcctggaggccccctgtcctgcatagTTTATCTTATCATAGCtgaggtgtgctcagctaatcaaaagtgccactgatgagttcagtcaggtagatAGAGcaaggaaagatggaaaacgtgcggagcagggggcctccaggagtaggattgagaaatactggtgtagtggtaaggagcaaggcttatAACCAGAAGATTGCTGGTGCAGTTACATTGCTGGTTtacccttaggcaaggcacTTTAACCTACACTTTAACGCCTGagaaaatacccagctgtagaaatggataaaattgcaaattgctctggataagagcactggctaaatgacaatataatgtaatgcaatgatatGTTTAATACAGTATGATTTAACATAACctgaaaaataattctgttcttttcaaGAAAAGTAACAAAAGCATTAGTTCATTATATGCCATTGATATAACTTTGAAATAAGATTGTCGCAAGCACTCCAGCTTCATCCAAATTGCTGAATTAATATGAATCTTTCAGTGGTATGGATCGATTCTCACATGCAACATCAATACAGCTGTGTCATTGCTTTTGTACGGATACGTCAGTATGAATCAATGTATTGTTACACCTCTGCTGCAAAGCAAACAAGACTTCTGAGATGGTCTTTGGAGATGTTCTGGGGTCAGGCGCAGACCACAGTGCACCTCTCTCAGAAGGCCCCTCCTTGTCCCCATGTCATTAGAGCGGTCTAGTCATTGAGTCGATGGCAAAAGTATGGCACGAGACACCTACAGAGCCAGATGACACTGTCTCACTGCAGTGAGGGGTTCAGTCCCTCACCGCTACTCCACATACTGACAGGGAATCTCTGGTCCGCTTGCCCCTTTCAAGCAGAACCAAAAACCTACCTCTGAGGAGATCACCATGATCGCGGACCAGCTGAACATGGAGAAGGAGGTGATCCGCGTCTGGTTCTGCAACCGCCggcagaaggagaagaggatCAACCCCCCCAGCAGCGGCAGTGCCAACAGCACCCCCATCAAAGCGatcttcccctcctcttcccccatGGTGCGCCCCACTTACACTCTTCTTCCTCTCAGCTTTTTACATTTACCTGTCATACTGCCTAGCAAGGTACCTCGGCAACTGGGCCTGCAACCACCATCACCTCAACCTCCAAGGCCCAATGAACCGAGGGCCACGCCCTCCTCATGAGCATTATTTAATCACTTTCTCCCACCAGCCTTTGCTTTCCCATTGCACCCTaggtatgcatgtgcatgtagaCAACACTGTAAGATCCCCCTGCTGAGACTCATACGccagactccctgggtgcctacactagtttagcacttaactcagtattttactggCCTCTTGTAGTGCttttcgataactactcttagcattgtgatgcacttctTTGGAAGTCTATCTGGGGTAGGTGACGTAAGATGacgtaatgtagtgtaatataatgtaaaatgattagCCTAGCTGCGTccaatggcctgttctcataaTTTGTCTGCCTAGTTATTTTCTAACATCACGCTCATTCCGGCCTGGTCTATGAGACAGTCAAGGCTGTGGAACTGCAGATCAGCAAGAGTTACAGTTCAGTAGCATGAATTGTGacaagtggagaaaaaaaaacttgaaaaacattgaaaagcaCAGAAGTGTAGTGTTTactgattttaatttgtaaatatttagaTTAATTGAGCTGAATGAATTTTTTAGTGCCACACCCAGGCAAATTGCTAATGAAATTGTTTAATAGCATGCATATGTGCTACACATCTCTTGCCTTGACAGCCTTGCAGAGCACTGTGAATAACACTAATAATACTACTACAGCTGCTACTGCAAGTAATAATGGTGGTAATGGTAatgatgattataatgatgatgaatgtgaAGATGACCTCTCCGTGCCTCTGTCCTCCAGGTGCCCAGTACAGCGAGTCTAGTGACCAGTAACACACCGACCACTTTGACTGTAAACCCCGTTCTGCCTCTCACCAGCACAGCCGTCACTAGCCTCGCTTTCACAGGTGAGCCTCTGCATTCCCTTACTCAAATTCAGCACAGTAAATGCCAGGCCATTTGAAAAGCACGCTTGACTTTCCTTACTATAATTGGTGCGTTTAATGTCTGCATTTGATAAATGCATTCGAATACTTATATTGTACTACAGCACAGCAAATGTTAGCGCATTTGATAAATGCATTTGACTACCCATATTGTACTACAGCACAGCAAATGTTAGTGCATTTGACTTCACTGTAATTTGGTACATTAAATGTCAGTGCATTTGGTAAGTTGTATTTGAGTGCTTTAAGTCATGGGTGTTTGTTTCAGGCACGACTCTTGGGACCGCCAGCACCAACACGGCGTCGGTTATCTCCACGGCGCCCACGGTGACCACGGCGGTGACCTCGCCGTCgctcagcccctcccccacggCGCCGCAGCCCGCCGCAGTGGAGCAGGGCGCGGCACAGGACACGGGCGTGGCGGCAGTGGCGCCCTCATCGCTGGCGCCCACGCTCGGGGCGGGGCAGGTGATGGTGACGGCGCCGGGGCTGTCGGCCGCCCTGCAGGGCGCTGCCCAGCTGCCCACCAGCGCCAGCCTGGCTGCCATGGCGGCGGCCGCCGGACTCAGCCCCAGCCTCATGGCCTCCTCCCAGTTTACCCCGGGGTGAGGCGTTGTGCTGAGGCGCTGTGCTGtttcttgtctgtctgtgctgtgtgtcagtgctgtttcctgtATGCTTGTGCTatatgtcagtgctgtttcctgtctgtctgccctgtgtttcagtgctgtttcctgtgtgtcagtgcgtgtcagtgctgtttcctgtgtgtcagtgctgtttcctgtgtatctgtgctgtttcctgtgtgtcagtgctgtttcctgtgtgtcagtgcatgtcagtgctgtttcctgtATGCTTGTGCTatatgtcagtgctgtttcctgtctgtctgccctgtgtttcagtgctgtttcctgtgtgtcagtgcgtgtcagtgctgtttcctgtgtgtcagtgctgtttcctgtgtatctgtgctgtttcctgtgtgtcagtgctgttccctgtgtgtcagtgctgttccctgtgtgtcagtgctgttccctgtgtgtctgctgtgtgtcagtgttgtttcctgtgtatctgtgctgtttcctgtgtgtcagtgctgttccctgtgtgtcagtgctgtttcctgtgtgtcagtatgtgtcagtgctgtttcctgtgtatctgtgctgtgtgtcagtgctgttccctgtgtgtcagtgctgttccctgtgtgtcagtgctgtttcctgtgtatctgtgctgtgtgtcagtgctgttccctgtgtgtcagtgctgttccctgtgtgtcagtgctgtttcctgtgtatctgtgctgtgtgtcagtgctgtttcctgtgtatctgtgctgtgtgtcagtgctgtttcctgtgtatctgtgctgtgtgtcagtgctgtttgtatttgctgtgctgtgtgtcagtgctgtttcttgtATGCCTATGTTGTCTGTTGGTGTagttttctgctgtttcctgtctgaTCCCCGTTTCTCTCTGCGCAGAGGAGCGTTGCTGAGTCTGGGTAGCGCTCTCAGTCCAGCTCTGATGAGCAACAGCACCCTGGCCACCATTCAAGGCAAGTACACGTGTTTATTCCTCGCCTGTGTCCCCATGTACCTGAAATCCTGTATCACAGTACACCTTTTTACATATACCTGCAGCAATGGAACCTGTACCCCGGGGGTTAGGAGTCTAATTCCCTCTCCAGTCCTCCAAACTGTGACCTTAGGGTCAGATACTGTGGTGTATTCCCTATGTAAGAATGACTGACAGATGCACCaacactctcctcctctcctgcagcctTGGCGTCCAGCGGTACCCTGCCGATCACGTCTCTGGACAGCAGCGGGAACATCCTGTTTGCCAACACCAGCGCCGGCAGCTCCCCGAACCTGGTGACGGCGCCGCTCTTCCTGAGCCCGCAGAACCTGTCTCTACTGACCAGCAACCCGGTCAGCCTGGTGTCGGCCGCGGGGGCAGCCGGGGCCGCGGGCGGGGCGCTCAACCTGCAGGTTtctgccgccgccgccgccgcccaCAGCGAGGCCCACCACAGCGTGGTGACCTCGGCGACCGCGCCGGCGACCACCATCACCACAGCCTCCAAGGCCCAATGAACTGAGGGCCACGCCCTCCTCGTTAGCATTATTTAATCACTTTTGCTGCCaccaaaaagaaagaaacctgAAACCTGCTGAATAAgagcatttatgttttttttttttttttttccttcatcctcctcttttctcccaGACTGGGCTCTGATTGGCCCTTCTCTCCCAGACCGGGCTCTGGCAgactgacatttgtttttgtaccttgttctttgtttatttttgagagGTACGGTAACGTTCACCAATTACAGCCGTCACAAGAGACCAGGAAGCCTTTTTGGGAGGGTGGGATTGGACAGTGCTGCGTGGGGCGTGGTCGACACGGCCAAAGTGACTGCCCTTCACTTTACAtactctccctcctctctcagctccaggACTGCCTCTTGAAAACGAACTCAAACAATTCTAACCAAAAAAGCGTGATAAGACTTTTTATCAAGAGAGTTCTCTTTATTAAGTTAATAATCATTATTTCAGAATGGGTGTGCTTATTGCTCGTGTGCAGTTTTTGGCCTCTCCTCTGCTTTACTGACGGGTCTGTGGTAGAGGCCATCACTTCTGACTCAAACGGCACACATTCTTTCTGTTAATCCTCCTGTTTTTGTCTTAATTGCTGTattttcaaatctttttttttttttttttttgatctgatTCATTTTTTGCCTTGCAAGTGTGAGAACCCTCTCAGAGAGGTATTTAGCTTTAAGTTGCTTTAACTCTGATAACAGATCTAAACACGGTTAGAAGGCTTTAATACGCGTGAAACCGCGCGCTTATAAGGAATCATGGAACCGGGCTGGATTTCTTTGTCGGTTTCTGTCCATCTGGAAACGCCGACTCTCCAGCCATTCGTGTAAGTTAATGTGTAGATCTGGACTCTAGGCTACACAGACCAGAGGCTTTATTAATACAAAGAGCTTTATAAGAGAAGCACACGCGTGCGATCCTGCCTGAAGGAGACTGGGGACGTGTCGCCCGCGGCTTCGGTGAAGGTGCCGGAGCGCGGGCCAGAGTTGAGGTCAGGTGGCCTGACTCAGGTGCTCCCCCGACAGGTGCGGCTTTCGGGCAGTCTGATTCATTTCCTGTTCTGTGTGCCCTTTTCCCTCGAGACCAGCACAGTGTCTGTGAGAAAACTGCAGTCCTCGCTCTCCAGGAAGAAAGGAGGGAAGGTGATGATTCTTGTGTTTTGAGGTCTTTTTTTTagtctgctgtcttttttttttatgttttctttgcatttgaCAGGCCTATATTCGGATATACCAAAAATCTTTGAAACTGTTGCTGTGTATAGGTACTGTAGTGTAGCTGAAATACTCCTTTACTGTCTGTAGGGCTGTCTTTAGGACAGGAGAAGATTTAATGCAATACTTCCATGATCTTTTCCAAAGAGTGACTACACCTGATTTCACTGGAGGTAAAAATGACTCTCCTTGCTCTGTTCTtgggggtgtgtatgtgtgtatgtatgtgtgtgtgtgtgtgtgtgagtgtgcgtgtacCTGTAGGAGTAGGGcttatgcgtatgtgtgtgtgtgtgtacctgtaggagcagggcttgtgtgtgtg
Protein-coding regions in this window:
- the LOC118789035 gene encoding POU domain, class 2, transcription factor 1-like isoform X2, producing the protein MADGGAASQDESSGAESTMRNSEANKSAMESGTGSAGAQTNGLDFQRQTVQTTSAITNAHTQALLQQLTLTPAQQQLLLQQAQAQLLAAAVQHSASQQSTTSGAAISASAATPITQIPLSQPIQITPDLQQLQQQNLNLQQFVLVQPGHPIATQLQPAHFIISQTPQGQPSLLQPPNLLTQLPQSQANLLQTQPSITLTTQPATPTRTIAATPIQPLPHSQTTPKRIDTPSLEEPSDLEELEQFAKTFKQRRIKLGFTQGDVGLAMGKLYGNDFSQTTISRFEALNLSFKNMCKLKPLLEKWLNDAENLTSDHALSSPSALGNTAIGMEGLNRRRKKRTSIETNIRVALEKSFLENQKPTSEEITMIADQLNMEKEVIRVWFCNRRQKEKRINPPSSGSANSTPIKAIFPSSSPMVPSTASLVTSNTPTTLTVNPVLPLTSTAVTSLAFTGTTLGTASTNTASVISTAPTVTTAVTSPSLSPSPTAPQPAAVEQGAAQDTGVAAVAPSSLAPTLGAGQVMVTAPGLSAALQGAAQLPTSASLAAMAAAAGLSPSLMASSQFTPGGALLSLGSALSPALMSNSTLATIQALASSGTLPITSLDSSGNILFANTSAGSSPNLVTAPLFLSPQNLSLLTSNPVSLVSAAGAAGAAGGALNLQVSAAAAAAHSEAHHSVVTSATAPATTITTASKAQ
- the LOC118789035 gene encoding POU domain, class 2, transcription factor 1-like isoform X1, whose product is MADGGAASQDESSGAESTMRNSEANKSAMESGTGSAGAQTNGLDFQRQTVQTTSAITNAHTQALLQQLTLTPAQQQLLLQQAQAQLLAAAVQHSASQQSTTSGAAISASAATPITQIPLSQPIQITPDLQQLQQQNLNLQQFVLVQPGHPIATQLQPAHFIISQTPQGQPSLLQPPNLLTQLPQSQANLLQTQPSITLTTQPATPTRTIAATPIQPLPHSQTTPKRIDTPSLEEPSDLEELEQFAKTFKQRRIKLGFTQGDVGLAMGKLYGNDFSQTTISRFEALNLSFKNMCKLKPLLEKWLNDAENLTSDHALSSPSALGNTAIGMEGLNRRRKKRTSIETNIRVALEKSFLEQNQKPTSEEITMIADQLNMEKEVIRVWFCNRRQKEKRINPPSSGSANSTPIKAIFPSSSPMVPSTASLVTSNTPTTLTVNPVLPLTSTAVTSLAFTGTTLGTASTNTASVISTAPTVTTAVTSPSLSPSPTAPQPAAVEQGAAQDTGVAAVAPSSLAPTLGAGQVMVTAPGLSAALQGAAQLPTSASLAAMAAAAGLSPSLMASSQFTPGGALLSLGSALSPALMSNSTLATIQALASSGTLPITSLDSSGNILFANTSAGSSPNLVTAPLFLSPQNLSLLTSNPVSLVSAAGAAGAAGGALNLQVSAAAAAAHSEAHHSVVTSATAPATTITTASKAQ
- the LOC118789035 gene encoding POU domain, class 2, transcription factor 1-like isoform X3 produces the protein MADGGAASQDESSGAESTMRNSEANKSAMESGTGSAGAQTNGLDFQRQTVQTTSAITNAHTQALLQQLTLTPAQQQLLLQQAQAQLLAAAVQHSASQQSTTSGAAISASAATPITQIPLSQPIQITPQLQQQNLNLQQFVLVQPGHPIATQLQPAHFIISQTPQGQPSLLQPPNLLTQLPQSQANLLQTQPSITLTTQPATPTRTIAATPIQPLPHSQTTPKRIDTPSLEEPSDLEELEQFAKTFKQRRIKLGFTQGDVGLAMGKLYGNDFSQTTISRFEALNLSFKNMCKLKPLLEKWLNDAENLTSDHALSSPSALGNTAIGMEGLNRRRKKRTSIETNIRVALEKSFLEQNQKPTSEEITMIADQLNMEKEVIRVWFCNRRQKEKRINPPSSGSANSTPIKAIFPSSSPMVPSTASLVTSNTPTTLTVNPVLPLTSTAVTSLAFTGTTLGTASTNTASVISTAPTVTTAVTSPSLSPSPTAPQPAAVEQGAAQDTGVAAVAPSSLAPTLGAGQVMVTAPGLSAALQGAAQLPTSASLAAMAAAAGLSPSLMASSQFTPGGALLSLGSALSPALMSNSTLATIQALASSGTLPITSLDSSGNILFANTSAGSSPNLVTAPLFLSPQNLSLLTSNPVSLVSAAGAAGAAGGALNLQVSAAAAAAHSEAHHSVVTSATAPATTITTASKAQ